A DNA window from Gemmatimonadota bacterium contains the following coding sequences:
- a CDS encoding ATP-dependent Clp protease proteolytic subunit, whose protein sequence is MEEPTSPERRPDLISERLFRTRTVIIAGEINQRLAAVITGQFLALAAESSDPITLFVNSPGGHVESGDNIHDLIRFITPRVRVVGTGWVASAGALIYVAVPREDRYCLPNTRFLLHQPAGGTGGSASDMEIEAREIIRMRDRLNRIFAKQTGQPLERIEGDTHRNFWLTAEEAVAYGIVGRIIKTQAELDGK, encoded by the coding sequence ATGGAAGAACCCACCAGCCCCGAACGCCGACCCGACCTCATTTCCGAGCGCCTGTTTCGGACCCGGACCGTGATCATTGCGGGCGAGATCAACCAACGCCTCGCGGCGGTCATTACCGGACAATTCCTGGCGCTTGCCGCCGAATCGTCCGATCCGATTACCCTCTTCGTCAACAGCCCGGGCGGCCACGTCGAGTCCGGGGACAATATCCACGACCTGATCCGGTTCATCACCCCGAGAGTCCGGGTCGTCGGGACCGGGTGGGTGGCGAGTGCCGGGGCCCTGATCTACGTCGCGGTGCCGCGGGAGGACCGCTATTGCCTCCCCAACACCAGGTTCCTCCTCCATCAGCCGGCCGGTGGCACCGGCGGCAGCGCCTCCGACATGGAAATCGAGGCTCGCGAGATCATTCGGATGCGCGACCGGCTGAACCGGATCTTTGCCAAACAAACCGGCCAGCCCCTCGAGCGGATCGAAGGCGATACCCACCGCAATTTTTGGTTGACCGCCGAGGAGGCGGTGGCCTACGGAATCGTCGGGAGGATCATCAAAACCCAAGCGGAACTCGACGGCAAGTAG